DNA sequence from the Manihot esculenta cultivar AM560-2 chromosome 11, M.esculenta_v8, whole genome shotgun sequence genome:
GTTCTGCTGGACAAATGAACAATAAATAACTTGCGGATTTTTTTTATCGTTTTCAGAGATGAGGTATTTTACGATAACAAATTAAAGATAAGGCCGTGAAGCATAACAACATCCAAAGTTGAGGGATGGATAGTATAAATTACCACAATTTTTCACTAACTAGTTCTGTTTGAAAGACATCTTTGCTGTCATCTTGAAATGCTCAAGTCTCAAGCTGGCAGCACAGCTATGTGTTGGACCAGAGGTGCATGCTGGTGCTGAATGATATTTTTTCCATCACCCTTTTAAAATAGTTGCATCTTGTTCTGCAGTAATGCATTCTTCTGAAGTTCTGATCTGAGATGGCATAATACTGGCCCAAATTGTTGCTGTAGATTTTGGTTTGTCCAAACTTAAGAAGCAGATGAGATAGGTAGCTGAACAGTTAATTTAGGAGTGGGAGGATAAGAGTAGGGTGTTGTATTTCTAAGATAGCTATCTCAAACATGAGAATAAACAGAAGAAAATGGCTTGCAAAGGATAGCAAGTAAACCGGCATCCTGTATTCTTAGGCTTGGTAAGAATAAAAACACTAGTACGCTTAGGTGTTTTGCCTTACAGGAGCTGTATTATGTATATCAcatttgaattttgatggaCATGAATCTGACCACATTTTCTTCCCTCCAATTCCTCTCTTTAGAATAAACATGATACCCTCTACTTATTGGCTCTTTTAAGTTCATTACTTTCAATGAAATGAAGTTTTTCATAGCCAAGTTATTGAAGATGGTGACTTGCAAGCACCTAGATCACAGAAAGCTCACGGGCACACACCTCATACTCAAATAAGTTTCTTGATGGTAAATTTATGAACAACCAAAAAGACTACTGTGTAAGCAGCCGTTTGCCTAATAGTTAATTAATAGTTTCTTTAAGCTGTCATCTGAATCCCACATCCAATCAAAGGAAGTCGCAAATGACCACTATgctttcattcattttaaaagGTTTTCATGTCTACatcattattatcattattattttgtaGCCGGCAACAGCCTTCAGGAGTGCTTATGAGAGTTTGGGTATTGAAGCTTCCGGTGGAAGATCAGTTAACATGCAGAAGATATGGCATCTTGTTCAGGTGCAGTTCTTAATTGCTTGCCTAGTTTGAATTAAAATAGtcttctttaaaactttgattGCATTTCTTATGCTTCTTTCTGTCATTTGAACAACTGTTGATACTGACAAGTTCAATAATTTTACAGACGTTGATGGGTGAGAATTCAACCATTCATCAGAATCTTTCAAGGAAAATGTCATTAGTCATTGGTGCAAGGCGCCATCTAGAATGGGGACATGAAAAGTATATTATGGATACAATACAAAGTCATCCAGCACAGGTAAAGTAATCTTTTGAGTAGCAAATGCATCTTATggtaaaagaaattttttttccgAGCTGAATACATTACCATATTCATCTAACCTTTTTGTTTGGTTGCTGTTGCTACTTTTCTTTCTCATGCTTAATGGTTGCTCCATCTTTTATTACATGAAAGCGAGGTATGAagttttcttaatttaatttttttttccatctcATTTTAGGCTGCCCTTGGTGGAGCTGTTGGGAATTTACAAAGAGTTCGTGCATTTCTTCGGGTTTGTCTGACTAATGCCATTTGAATTAACTAGCAAgcctctgaaaaaaaaaaaaaaaaatagcaagCTGTGACTTGTTTCATAATTATTGGATTTTGAGATGCACTTATACTTTTCATTCTTCTGCACAGATACGCTTAAGGGATTATGGAGTTCTAGATTTTGATTCAGGAGATGCACGCAGGCAGCCGCCGGTTGATACCACTTGGCAACAGGTCATGGATAATTTCATACATatctataatataataattatataaaagcaGGAAGAGGGAGGAGGAAATAATGGGATTAACGAAAACATCCATGATTAAATATGACAATTATAAATTGCCCTTTATTTTGATTGGCTAAAAATTAgttttgaaatttattattattcaaagaATCTTTAGTTTAACTGGTTACTGGTTAgattgattttctattttaatcCAAATTGCTAATAAgttaaagaaatttattatgatttaataatttttagtttgATGGTTTAAATTGGTCTTCCATTTAAATTGTATTCTATTAGAATTATTGTCTAAGCTAAAAAGAACAGGAACAATATCTTTAGTGACAAACATACGAATTTGTAATCGATAATATAACTATTTATCACTAATCCATACTAATTGatcactaataaattttaatccaTTGGTAATTCGTCACTAACAATGTATAGCTACAAGTAATTGGTTGCTAGTAAAACTAAGTTTTAGCAACAAGAGCTTATACAAAAACTGATttgtaaataaattcaatttttattataattactttaaaattaaaatataataatatgtttatattgaaatttttcTTATACTTCCTAATTTAAACTTTTGACAACTCTATATAAGCattattaattcattaaaaaatatttatctattattattaattactacAAAACTTTAGACATTGAATTAACGAGTAGTGTTTGGAAATAGTTTATCATGAaactttttatttctaaaagtaCTTTTATTGTATCTTTACAAAACTAATAAATTAGTCACTGCTATGAAAATACACTTACTTCACTACTATTGTATTGCTTATTTAAGTGCTTTCTTGCTGTATATATTTAAACTACAAGGACTCAGTTgttaaaatgaatgaaattttAGGGACTAAAGTGTGAATGAAATAAAGAAATTCTAGGTGTATTTTTTTCACAATGAAGACTAATTTATTGGTTTTTAAAATCATAAGACTAAATAGCTGGcttttaaaaatagagaattAATGTGTAGGTTTCACTTAATATAAATTGTAGTTTAGGGGAAGGGGAAGAAAAAATGGGCATGGCTAAATTTAGTAATGACATATTGCCTTCTATTTgattatctaaaaaaataatgtaggggttctatttaattttttttttaaaaaaattattggttagatttaatattgaaaattttactacCATAAGAAAATGGTTAACtgaaaactatatattattaattatatttgaaatGAAAGGAGAAAAATTGAGGCTTCtctttatgtaattttattctTACATacctaataatataaaaatactttaaaagtTTCTATTTAAATAGGATTTCAAATAAGTCTATTTGGTATTTAACTTAaaagtttattattaaaatatgttgCATTTAACTTAAAATGATTTTAGTAATGTTCTAATactaataaatttcataaaCTATTTGGTATATTTGAAAAACTAAAATCTTCTAGTTATAGAACTCTTGCTTCATAATATTATCAAGACATTCAATatataaagttaattaattttacacCAGTTGATGTATAGTacaataaatgaattttttagtttttatacaTGTAGAATATATTCTTAAGATaagtttaattgattttttttattatattaaattcttaattttacactaaaatattaaattaactcGACAAAAAATAGTATGAAAAAAACTtaaattgcttttttttttagttaataCTGATAAAATTCTAATgctattatatttttctttataatataaataacatGCTTGAAACAAAATAGTTGGTAAGTTTTAAGTTAATTgttgaccaataaaataaatctcttaatttttatacaaGGAAAAAAGGTTCCTAGAAAATGTTATcatttttttagattaaattcTAATTTTGTTTCAAAATAAAACATTCTAATTTTCTTTACTGGAAGATCAAGTCAACATGTTATATAAAATacgtaaaaagaaaaaaaagtgacctttaatttttaataattatattataatactaATAGAACTCTAATATTGTTGTGCTTTGCTGCTGAATTTTAAGTGAATTACTGTATAATAcaacaaaattttaattctatacatgcaaaaaatatttttgaaatatgCTAGCGAATTGTTTATCCTGATTTATTgtattaaattctattttttaaaaatataaaattaaattaataagaaaacatgtaaaagaaaaattaatatagcctttaatttataataattatactataaaattaataaaactataATACTGTTTGATGTATTAGATAGAAAAAGTAAATTCCTAGTAAGAATCTTAGTTTTGTTGAATTCTTATGagttaatatgaaaatatattttaaggcAATGCACTTGAATTGTGACTAAATCTTGCAATTCAATATGAATTATCTGAAAAGTGCAGATAAAATCTTCACTTAGCCTTTTTTTACTAGccattctttttttctctcccacttttttctttttcttttcccccTTGGTTTTCTCAATTTACTTTTCTAATTGTAGTTGTGAAATCGTaacattttatattttgatatattttgaaATTCTAATTTAAGTCACtatcctttttattatttaattaaatttaaatcggGATTTTCAGTACGTACACAATGATATTCATTTGTCCACAgtttaaaaattcataattaataaCATAAAACCACATGATGTTAATAAGAatgcatttttcttttattataaagCATCATTCTCATAGCTAAATAATACTTTCTCTGTCCCGTAATTTTtgtccatttttcttttttggttgtTCCAAAATTATTGTCCATTTCCcttttttacattataataatatataaattgactattataaccttatttaattttatcttattcttAAAAAACCTCCCAAAACATCTCTTACcatttagtaaaatttaatgtttttaagatgGGTATAATtgaagaattaataaaaaaaatttcttttttaatatgtgtaaaAAAACAAAGTGAACAAAAATTATGGGATGGAAGGACTAATTCAAATCTTACTATTTGTTTGGATTCTTAATCTTCAATCACATAATGAAGATTTCGATTTGAATCTCGACTTGAGTACTATGTAGCTTGGTTACCTGGAGCTTTAATATATTTGCATACTCTAATTGCTTGTAAAATTATGCATCAGAGCAGCATTATTTAAGGAAGACTATGGAGTATGGACCGCAAATTATCTCGATCTTGTGTGTGTTTATTGGCTGTTCTAGataacattaaatatttatttcattatgtCAATCTTATCATATGCTTTTTATAAATGCGTTTCATAACAAAGCCTATTTTCTGCAACTGCCAGATCTACTTTTGCTTGAGAACTGGATACTATGATGAAGCAAGAAATGTGGCCCTCACATCCCGTGCTTCACAGCAATTTGCTCCTTTGGTAGTGCTATTTCTCTGCTTGAGATACATATCACTTTTATAATAACCCTAGTCATTAACCTTTTCCTTTAACAGCTTACAGAGTGGATCAACACTGGAGGAATGGTGCCTATGGAAATTGCAGCTGTTGCTTCAGAAGAATGTGAAAAAATGTTAAGAATGGTTGATCGGGTGGGTCGAGCTACCTATGACAAGAAAAAGTTGTTACTCTATGCTATAGTATCTGGTTCTAGGAGGCAAATTGACCGCCTACTGAGAGATCTACCAACACTTTTCAATACCATAGAAGATTTTTTGTGGTTCAAGTTATCAGCTGTACGAGATTTCCATGGCGAAACATCATCTGTGGTCCTGAATGAAGGTTCAATACCATATAGTTTGGAAGATTTACAGGCTTATCTTAATAAATTTGAGCCATCATATTATACCAAAAATGGGAAGGACCCTCTGGTTTACCCGTATGTGTTGCTTTTAAGCATCCAGTTACTAAAAGCTGTCTTACATTTGTCTAAGGAAGTTGCAAATGAAGGATATGATATTGATGCTGTCCACATGTCAATTGTGCTAGCAGACCATGGGGTTCTTTCTGATGCTGGGGCTGGACAAAAATTAGGGGTCATGGATGCTTATGCTGAAATCTCTAGTATTATTAGGCAGTATGGTTCTGCATACCTACGCCATGGCAATCTCCCTGTGACATTGGAATACTATGCGCAAGCTGCTGCTGCAGTAGGGGGTGGGGAGTTGTCATGGACTGGGAGAGGCAACATGGATCAGAGGAGACAGAGAAGTTTAATGCTGAAGCAACTCCTTACTGAGCTATTGTTACGAGATGGTGGTATTTACCTTTTACTTGGTCCACGTGGTGCTGGAGAAGAAGGTGAATTGGTACGGTTTTTGAATGATTTCAAAGCAAGGCAGCAATTTCTGCTTGAAGCTGCTCGCCAGTGTCAGGAAACTGGACTATATGACAAAGTAAATTTTCTTTCCTTCGCTTTGACTCTGTTTGTGAATTCTTGGTTTTGGTGGGAGCCTTTTATATTTGTTTCCTGTTCCACCACACATGTTATCTACCCTTGTTCAAAGCCATCTGCCATAGTTATCTGTTCTCTTCAAATTCTTCACTTTGTAGATGATTAATATAATGTTCATGCTGCGAAAGAtgacattattattattgttattgtatatatatatatatattttggggggggggggggggtggagACGTGGTGGCATTACTTATTGCTTGAGGAAACTTTTGGACTACTATGTCAATACTTTTCTTGTTTTTGCTCTCGATATACACATGGACACTCACTCACTCCAAATAGTTATGTTTATTTTCTGGCTTGAGATGTTCATCTTTCTTTTTGCAGATATGTTGCTTCtacttttattttgttttctgttATACTAATTTTactatgttatatatatatattgctttTGTTTTGCCTTCAGTCTATAGAAATTCAGAAGAGGGTTGGAGCATTCTCTATGGCTCTAGATACAATTAATAAGTGCCTGTCTGAAGCAATCTCTGCCCTGTCACGTGGTAAATTGGATGGTGAGAGTCGGACTTCTGGTCTCATTCATTCTGGCAATGAGATTTTGGAGACATACAAGTACTATCCTGAAGTCAGGTAGTTCATTCCCAAAGGCCTTGTATTCTGTAGCTTGATAATTTTAAGAAAGTTTGGGCTATTTTTCTGTTCATGTATTTTTTACTGGCTTCCAAGTGATGCTTAAAGGAGAAAACTTAATGAAGAAATGAATAATCTACATATTTTTGCCTGTTGCCCATATCTGAAGCCTGAGTCCTAATTGTGATCCAAGCCTATTTCAAGGAGAAGCCTGTTTACAATTATTTTTCCTCCTTTGGGCTAGGGGAGAGCATTCAGGTTTTGTTCCAAACTGACCAAACCAAATTTGAAAGCAAAAAACCGTATGACTTAAGATTCTAGACCTAACTGAAGCAATATTAGGGATAACTTAATGAACCAAACCATTGTTCTTTTAAATTATCAACTAATTTCTTTCATATCTTAAACAACTTATTATCATATTTATGTCTGCATGTGTGTGTGCATGTGTACTTTTGAAAATAAGTATACATTTTTCTGACCTTGAAATGACATGTTGCTATGATGTCCAGTCTTCAAGAGAGAGAGCATGTTTTAGAGCAAGAAACTGTGTTAAGACAACTTGAAGCAATTTTGTCTGTTCACAAACTGGCAAGACTTGGTCATTATCTTGATGCTCTAAGGGAGGTGGCTAAACTTCCCTTTCTTCCATTAGATCCTCGAGTGCCAGATGTCACAGTGGACGCATTTCAGAATTTGTCACCTCATGTTCAAGTTTGTGTGCCAGACCTTCTGAAGGTTGCTCTCACTTGTCTCGACAATGTGACAGATTCTGATGGATCACTTCGTGCCATGAGAGCAAAGGTATGTCAGAAGTATTGCCTATAGTTTCATGTTTCTGCTGTTTGATATTATTTCTCCTTTGCAAATGCTCACCCTTTAACAGTGCTGCTCAAAAGTTGAAAGTTATTTCATGTCCATCATTCCATGACTTAGTAAGGATAGATGAACGCCCCTGCATATATCCAAACACAAACTCTGCAAATTTTCCTCTCAATAagaaggagagagagagttgacCAAAGCATCAGGTCAAAAAACTGACGTAAAAGGATCCTTCAATGATAAGAGGGACCCCAAGTAGTTAGGAAACATAAAAAGTTGGAATTTTATGACTATCAATGATAATGGACGGATTGCTGCTATCTCTATAATGACCTTGGGTTGCACCATTGTTTCATGCATCCTAGATATAGATACCTGGTAAAGGGATAAACCTATCTATACATCATAGGTTTGGAAGATGATGTGTTTTAGGACTTCCATTGTCAATTAATCCCTTGTTAAAGTATAAGAAGTACTACTCTAAAAATAGTAAGAGTTAATTATATCCTAATTACACTacgagaaattaaaaaaataattaaaaaattttatagataaataatttaatgattGGTATTTTATATGATTGATAAACcgttgataatttattttaataattattttatttataatttaatcaataaattttattattattttttacttttcttgtaaTATTATAATATGTTCTCATGTATAAGATATcttgaatttgaaaaaaaaaaaattaaatataattattatatgtatAATACTTATGTTTAAGTACTAATCATGATGGGTTGATATAAAACTCGTCACGATTATAATagctataataaaaatatttgtataTATAACAATTGTGTggtaaatttttaattctaataatgaatttttttttttttatttaaacggtctatcaaaaaagaaatttattaatgcGGTTGTGACTATATATCTATATTTAGATGCAATGATAAACAAATTGATTTCAAGTACTAATTATCAATTAGTCTCTCTCTAGCTTTTAGTGAGAGATTTTTCTCCATGT
Encoded proteins:
- the LOC110625571 gene encoding nuclear pore complex protein NUP93A, with the translated sequence MANDQDMGSWTDLLHSSSKLLEQAAPSAQFPPLQRNLDQLEALSKKLKAKSLRTEAPSQSIAATRLLAREGINAEQLARDLKSFELKTTFEDVFPAEATSVEEYLQQVHEMAMVSAIQEAQKDNLRSFNDYMMKVLEEDWQKEKRDFLQSLSRISTLPRTNAVDTSTGTILSGQKASIVSSPQVSSGPSGVELVPLANKSILERKASAYAEVVKNLNNARERGLQFKPATAFRSAYESLGIEASGGRSVNMQKIWHLVQTLMGENSTIHQNLSRKMSLVIGARRHLEWGHEKYIMDTIQSHPAQAALGGAVGNLQRVRAFLRIRLRDYGVLDFDSGDARRQPPVDTTWQQIYFCLRTGYYDEARNVALTSRASQQFAPLLTEWINTGGMVPMEIAAVASEECEKMLRMVDRVGRATYDKKKLLLYAIVSGSRRQIDRLLRDLPTLFNTIEDFLWFKLSAVRDFHGETSSVVLNEGSIPYSLEDLQAYLNKFEPSYYTKNGKDPLVYPYVLLLSIQLLKAVLHLSKEVANEGYDIDAVHMSIVLADHGVLSDAGAGQKLGVMDAYAEISSIIRQYGSAYLRHGNLPVTLEYYAQAAAAVGGGELSWTGRGNMDQRRQRSLMLKQLLTELLLRDGGIYLLLGPRGAGEEGELVRFLNDFKARQQFLLEAARQCQETGLYDKSIEIQKRVGAFSMALDTINKCLSEAISALSRGKLDGESRTSGLIHSGNEILETYKYYPEVSLQEREHVLEQETVLRQLEAILSVHKLARLGHYLDALREVAKLPFLPLDPRVPDVTVDAFQNLSPHVQVCVPDLLKVALTCLDNVTDSDGSLRAMRAKIAQFLANNMSRNWPRDLYEKVARSL